The Candidatus Zixiibacteriota bacterium genomic interval TTTATACTACCAAGGAAGTCGGTAAAGGTACCGGCCTGGGGCTTTCTGTCAGTTATGGAATCATTAAGAACCTGGGTGGCAAAATCGAAGTCGAATCTGAGATCGGTGAAGGTTCAACTTTCAGGATATATTTGCCGATCGACAGGGATAAAATATAAAATGCCGAAACAAGTGCTATTAACATATTGAGAGGTGCCAATGGATGAAACTCTTGTCAAAAACCTCATGGTTCCCCTCGAAGAGTACCCCCAGATCGACCAGGATTCTTCATTGTTCGATGCTATCCTGGCTCTCGATCGCAAAAGACAGCAAACACCGGAAGGCAAACAGCCTCACCGGGCTGTGCTGGTCCGTGACAGTCAGGGCAGAATCGTCGGCAAAATCGGTGAACTGGTATTTCTGACCGCGCTCGAGATGAAAACCGATGTACTCGACGAACTCAATTCGATGGCCCAGGATCATATCCATGCCGATTCGATGAGATCAGCAATTGACAACTACCAGTTTCTGCAGGAAGATTTCATCGACCACTTTCAACGGGCTTTTAAACTCAAAGTCAGAGACGTCATGAGGCCGGTTGCCAACGAAGCATTAGAGGAAACCGACACATGCCATGACGCCCTGCATAAAATCGTCAAGTACCAGACCCTCTCGGTTTTGGTGACACGCAGGGGTACAGTGGTCGGGGTGCTCAGGCTCTCCGACTTGTTCGAAGAAGTGACCGAAAAGGTCAAGGCATTACACGACGACAGTCAGAAATAAACGGGAGTGCAGATATGGCCAGGGTAATGCTTGTAGATGATGAAGTTCAGTTCCGCGAATCGATGGCCAAACGGCTCAAGATGCGCGGATACGATATTGTCGATGTCGGCACGGGCGAGGAAGCGATCAAGATCGCCCGTAACGACAGTGATCTCGAAGTTGCCGTGCTGGATTTGAAGATGCCAGGTATGAGCGGGGATCAGGTGCTCAAGGACATCAAGGAATTTCGCCCCGCACTCCAGGTGATTATGCTGACCGGTCACGGATCAGTGCAGTCTGCCATGGAGATCGGAAGGCTGGATGCATTCCGCTACCTCGAAAAACCCTGCGATATCGACAAACTCGTGGAGGTGATCGAGGAAGCCCGTGAGGCCAAAGTCCATGCCATGGAGCGTCATGAAATACCCAGGGTGATCAAGGGCTCGCGGTGGAAATGGCTGGTCGGCTCGCACAACCACAGGCCGGGGGTCATCCTGCTGGGGCTTTTGCTGTTCGCCTTGATTGCTTTCGGTCCTACGCCGGACAGGATGTTGCAGATCCTGTCGGCCGAGAAGACCGGACAGTTGAGTGATCCGCACCAGGGCTATTCCGGCTACTCAAAAATGGAAAAAGGTACGAGTATCGCCAAGTATTATGGTGAACAATATAAGGTCGGCCCCTCGAAAGTAAACGAGAAAGGTAAAAGAATCTACGATCAGTTAACCCCCAAACAAACCGCCTCCCGCGCCAAGATTATGCTCGGTATCCTGGTTGTGGCCGCTCTCTTCTGGGCCTCCGGGGCGGTACCGATCGGAATTACGGCCATCCTGGTCGGAGTTGGTATGTACTTTCTGGGGGTTCTCAGGCCGGACGATATCGCCAAAGCCTATGCCAAGGACGCGGTAATATTTATCTTTGGCGTTCTGGCAATTTCGATCGCCATATCGAAAACCGGTCTCGATCGACGCATCGGCCTGTTGCTGTTATCACCAGCCAAGAATCTCCGTAAACTGCTGTTTATATTCCTGCCCCTTCTGGGAGTGGCCTGTTCATTCGTCTCCGAACATGCCCTGATTGCTTTCGTGATGCCACTGTTTATGATGGTCTACGCCTATTCCACGAGAGAGGCGAATGTCAAACAGGATCGCGCGCTGGCTGTCATGTTCGCTTTATCATTATGTTTTGTGGCCAACTGTGGTGGCCCCGGTTCACCCGCGGCAGGCGGACGTAACGCGGTCATGCTGGGTATTCTGGCCGATTACGGTATTGCACCCTCATTTGGCGAATGGGTCGTCTACGGTCTCCCGTACGTTCCGGTCATGGCGCTGGTGATCGCGACCTACTTCTTCTTCATGTTCAGAAAGAAAATCAAAGTCAAACAGTTGGATGTCTCTTCGATCGTCAAGCGTGCGTCTGAAAAGATCGGGCCGATGAACTCCAGGGAATACATTACAGCCGCGGTTTTAGTCGGGTTGATCTTACTCTGGATCACCACCAGTGATATCTTTGGTATGGGCGGTCCAGTACTGCTCGCTATCGTGCTTTTAAATATTTTCAAGATCCTGCGCTGGAAGGATATCGCCACCATCCCCTGGGACGTCGTCGCTCTCTACGCTTCAGCGGCGGCACTCGGAAAGGGACTGGCGGTTACCGGCGCGGCCCTGTACCTGGCCGATTCGTTTATCAGCATCCTGCCGAGCTTCATGCAGTCGGGTGAGGGTCTGGCAATCGCCACCAGCCTGTTTACCGGTATTACCACTAATTTCATGAGCGACGGCGCGACAGTTTCAGCGATCGGGCCGATCACTGTGCCGATGGCTTCGATCTCCGGTACTCATCCCTGGATGGTCGGGCTGGCGACCGCTTTTGCATCTTCGTTTGCACACATGATGATTATTGGCACACCCAATAATGCCATCGCCTACACCCTGGCCAAGGATCCGGTCACCGGCGAACAACTGGTCAAGCTGAGCGATTTCCTGAAACACGGAGCCGCAATACTTGTGTTATCATTAATTGTGATGTGGTTCTGGGTCTTTTTAGGGTACTGGAGATTTGTCGGATTTCCATCATAGAGAGAGGTTAAAATGGAACAGAAAATTAAACTGCTGATAGTCGACGACGAGGTGCAATTCCTCGATTCGATCGCTCAGCGACTGGAGATGAGGGGCTTCGATGTCACCAAGGCATACAGCGGTAAGGAAGCACTCGAGGCGGCCGAACAGGGTAAGTTCGACCTGGCCCTTCTGGATCTAAAAATGCCAGAAATGAGCGGTAAGGAAGTTCTGGAAATTCTTAAGAAAGAACACAAATTTATCGAGGTTATCATGCTGACCGGACATGGTTCGGTCGATTCCGCGGTCGAGTGCACCAAGCTGGGAGCTTTCAGTTACCTGTCCAAGCCGTATGATCTCGATAATCTATTGGAAGTGCTCAAGGACGCTTATGAAGCACGTATGAAAAATAAGTTCAAAGCCGACAAAGAACGGCTCGATAAAATTATGGACCTGGCCAAAGTTTCCAGCCCGCTTGGGTTTTTACGCGAGATAAAAAAACTCGACGACGAAGAAAAATAATCCCGGGTGTCCTCCACCCTATATATCATACCGGCAGTCTCTGGTATCAAGAGGTTGCCGGCTTTTTTATAAAAAACATTTGCTGTTGAGGCAATAAAGCAGATATATTGAGGCTGTCATCATCAAACACCGGGAGGAATAATATGCCGCTTCTGCTGTCACGTGAAGATGTAATCAAAGTCCTGAACCTGTCTGATTGCATGCAGGCCGTTGAGAAGGCGTTTGCCGAGATGGCTAACGGAACCGCTGTACTTCCATTGAGAATCAACATCACTCCTCCTGGTGGGCTGGCGCTGTACATGCCCGCGTACCTGCGGGAGATGGGAGCACTGGCCTGCAAAGTGGTTACAGTCTACAAGGATAATCCTACCCAGCATAATCTTCCGGTCACGATCGGTAAAGTACTTCTGCAGGATCCCGACAACGGCGATGTTACCTGTATCATGGACGGCGGTTACCTGACTGCTGTACGAACCGGTGCGGTCAGCGGTGTAGCGACAAAGCATTTGGCCCGCAAATCAGACAACCAGGTAGCGGCTGTTTTTGGCGCGGGAGTTCAGGCCAAGATGCAACTCTGGGCGGTGTCAATCGCAAGACTCCTATCGAAAGCTTATGTCTACGATGTTTCCGCCGAAGCCGCCGATAACTTCGCGAGCGAGATGAGCGGCCGCCTCAAGATAGAAATCATAAAATCCGATTCCCCTGAGAAGATGATCGAAGAAGCGGATATAATCTGTACCGCCACATCTTCATCCAACCCAATTTTTGACGGCAGTAAAGTAAAAGACGGCGCGCACATTAACGGAATCGGAAGCCATACCCCATCCGCCCGCGAACTCGACACGAAAATAATCAAGCGTTCGAAACTGATCGCTGACTCTCGCGAGGCCTGTTTAAACGAAGCCGGGGATGTTATGATCCCTATCAAAGAGGGTGAAATCGACGAAGCCCATATCCATGCTGACCTCGGTGAAATCGTAACCGGCAAAAAAGAAGGCCGTACCGATGAACATGAGATCACCCTGTTTAAGTCCAACGGCCTGGCTATTCAGGATGCCGCCACGGCTAAAATCGTCTACGATAATGCTTTGAAAAACGGCGTCGGCAGTCTCGTGGAATTATAGTTTTCGGAGCTTTATATCTGAGGCAGTTCGATCTTTATCTTCCGCCTGCAATTCGAACAATCCAGGTAATTCCCGCTGAAATGAGGTGAGAGCTGGATAGTTTTACCGCAATTGCACCTGAATGATTCCCACTCAGACCGCTTGCGACGATAGACCATATCGTAATCTTTTTGAGTCTCTTGTCTGCCCTGGTCAACACTTTCCAGCACGGCCCCAACGGTGGCCATCTCCGCCAATGGGACCTCTATCTGCGTTTTGCACCTTGGACAGGGGAATTGCTTCTTTTTAAATTCAGGGGGAACCTTTATCTTGAGGCCACATCCGGCACAGAACAAAAACAGGTACTGATTGACCGCCCGGACCACATCGCCAAATTCACGCCTGCTCGATTTCTGCCCGGCACCCGCCATTTCCTCCTGTCCGGGAATCAAGACCGGGACAGCTGACTTATCTGCCAGAGCCGATTGTGGCAGTACAGATGATTTCTTCCCATGGACTTTTTCATACGCGCTCTGGTAATCGGCATACCCCGCACCGCCCGCCATCGAGCGCAGTATCCGGATTCGCTCTGTGATCGGCGGATGGGTGCTCGAAAGATTGGCCAGCTTTTTGCCCTTCCCCTTGAGCGGATTGACTATATACATCGGGGCAGTAACCTTATTGGCGGTCTTGAGGTCTTCCTTTGAGCCGGAGATCTTCTCCAGGGCTGAAGCCAATCCCTCCGGGTAACGGGTAAAACGCGCACCGGAAGCATCGGCCAGGTACTCCCGCCGGCGAGAAATTGCCAGGTACAAAAGGCGCGCCATAATCGGGGCTAAAATCGCGAAAACTATCGCCACGACCATGACAATCGCCTGTCCCTGACCGCTGTTTCGGTTGCCGGACCTGGAACGATAACGGCTCGAGCGTCCGCCTGAAAACCACAGGCTTCTCAAAAACATGTGCGAGATCAAAACCACCGTGCCCAGCATAATTCCCGCATAGGTCATGAACTGGATATCACGGTTATGGATATGAGCTGTCTCATGGGCCACCACACCCTGGAGTTCATCGCGATTGAGTATAGCCAGAAGACCGGCAGTAACAGCGATCGAACATTTCTCTGGTGTGCGGCCGATGGCGAAGGCATTTGGCGCAGGTGAATCGATTATATAGACTTTGGGCATGTGCGACAGCCCGGAAGCGATTTTCATCTCCTCGACCACGTTGAAAAGCTGTGGGTGGACATCAGGAGTTACCTGCTTTGCCCCCGAACTTTTCAGCAGGATCGAATCCCCGGCGAAATAGCCCACGAGCGACCAGATTCCCCATACAAGCAGGGCTACAGCCAGCCCGCCGACTCCTCCGCCCCGGGGCCAGTAGGCTTCACCGATCAGGTACCCCAGGACCATAAGCATCAGCCCCATGACAATAAACAGCGCGATCGACTTGCGCCGGTTGGCACGAATCAGCTCCCACATAGCAGATCAATCACCGAAATCTACTTTCGGCACATCCCGTTCAGCCTGGGTTTCGACCTCGAAATAATCAGCTTCTTTAAAGTTGAACATGCCGGCGATGACGTTTGAGGGAAACATCTGGATTTTATTATTGAAAAACAACACCTGGTCATTGTATGACTGCCGTGCAAAGGCGATCTTGTTTTCGGTCGAGGTCAACTCCTCCTGGAGAGACAAAAAGTTCTGGTTTGCTTTCAGGTCCGGGTAATTTTCGACGACCACGAAGAATTTACTGACCGCCCCGCTCAACTCGCTTTCAGCTTTCGAAGCTTCCTTGACCGAATCCGCCCCCATCGCTTTCGAGCGGGCCTCGGTGATATTCTCGAGTGTTTCACGCTCATGTTTCATGTAGCCCTTGGCGGTTTCGACCAGATTGGGTATCAGGTCGTGACGACGCTTGAGCTGGACATCGATCTGCGACCAGGAGTTCTTGACCTGGTTTCGCAGTCGGACCAGGCTGTTGTAAGCACCGATCACGAACATCGCCGCCACGATGATCAGCCCAATGACAATAATGTAACCGAGCATAGAAGCTCCTTTCTAATCTATTTTATCTCCACGGAATATATCCTTTAACAAAGAAGCCACTTTTTTACTCGTCTCTGTCCTGAACAGGCCGATTACCTGTTTCAATTCTCCACGGTCGAAGAAGAGCCCGTGACGATCGGCACAGCGATCTATATAGATTCCATTGTCAGGATCGACCAGCAGTTCGTTCAGGTTTTTTTCGCATTCTGGACAGAGTCTTTCCGATTCGCGAACATGGTTTGTCATGACCGGTTTTTCCAAAAATTCCGCAACGATATCATCGTCATCGAGCAATATCCCCAGCTCGCCGGAGTCCAGCCAGATACCGCCGCATTCAAGGCAATAGTCGATTTCAACCTGATCGACTTCCAGCACGATCATCGGTTCTCTGCAGTTGACACAATCCATAACAAATTAATCAGAAACAGGTTTCTCAAGGCATTTTATGTATAATACAACCAAATGGGGGTAAAATTCAAATTAAAACTTAATCAGAGCACTTCTCAGCCGGCGATTTCCTTGCTGGAATCGCTTCCCAGGTATTCCATGGTCAGGGGTGAGACCGATACCCTGTACTTGCCATTTCTTGTAAAGGGAATGTCTTCGACATACTCAATACTGATCTTGAACTTCTTTGCCAAAACGAGATTGAACTGCTCAATCAATAGGGGCTCATCGCGTTCGACGACATAATTATCATCCGCAACCACCCTCAGGGTTACATGGTCGATATCGTCCTGGGATATCTGATATTTGCGGACACGGCTGTTGTCTGCGCTTTCAAGAATAGACGGTGTATACGGCACTACCAGGCCATCCCGGCTCAGAAGCAGATCCTTGCCCCGTCCGCCCAGCAATTCAAAGCTGGGATATTTTTCGCCATCACAATACCCCTTCCAGCAAATCAGGTCCTCGGTATCGTAGCGAATGAGCGGAACGCAGTAGTTATGCAGGCTGGTGGAGATCAATTCACCACAACTGTCAAAACCACAGATGCAATCCGAGTTAGCGGGTTCGAGATGGCAATACTCCGAGATTTCGTTGAAGCAACCGCTCGAATCCCCAAACGCGCCCACGCTGTTTTCACGATTCCCGAAATATTCCGCATACCTGCCCTGAAAACCGCGAATAAGAAGCGGTCTCATGTGCTGGTAGATCTTTTCGCCATAGGTGATAATCACCGGAGCCTCGATCGGCTTGAGATTCTCACGCTCGAAATAATCGGCGATCGCGCAGAGAATATTCGGATGAGCCAGAATCATATTGGGCCTGAAAGCTCGAATAGCCTCGACAACCTGGCGGTAACGACCTTCCATGACATGGTAGATATTGATATTCAGGCAGTTCTCTATCTTGTCGAACTCGTACAGTCTTGCGTTCTTATTGTACCCCCATGAGTTGTTCAGGGATACCCAGGGTTGCCTGAAATCATGGCCCAGCTGACGATAAAAACGCCAGACTACCGCCTTGCGGTAAGCCTCGTGGTAACTGCTCCGGTAAAGCCGTGTCACCTGTCCGGTTGTACCCGATGTTTCGGTCAGAATCGGCTTGTAGCTGTTAAAATCATCAGACTTTAGACGGTCCAGATTTTCACGAAGAAGCTTTTTGGTCAATACCGGTATCCGTGCGTAATCTTCGAAGGAGTTTATATCCTCAGGCCTGATTTCGTGCTGTTTAAACAATTCCCTGTAATACGGCACAGACCGGCGGGCATGCTCGACCAGACGGCGTAGTCTTTCGAGCTTATATGCTTCAATTTCATCTTTGCTTTTTTCACATGATCTCTCCACGAAATTGAAAATCCTCTTGAAATCGGCTCCGTAATAGTTCTGAAGCGGTCGGTAGAGGTAAATGTAATCCCGTATTTTTTTGAGCAGCATATTCATATTAATAGGCCCGGGGGTCTTCTATTTATTGTATTATCGACTGACGCTCCCTGTTCCTTGTGGCTAAAACAGGAAATTTAGATTGAAAATAGCGACTTTCGGGGGTTCCTTGCCGATATTATATGACAAACAATGCTGATTCAGTTTAACTTATTCTCTGACTACCTGAAAATGGCTGGTGATAAACTGCATCCCGAAGAAATAAACCACTGGCGCGCCACGGTCGATTTGATGCCGTGCTCCCCTTCGCCGATCGGAGGGCCGGAATTCAGCGGGACTATGGAGATGGCAGTCGGCCGGACTGTACTGATTAAATCCGATGATCTGCTTATCCCCTTGTTTAAAGCCGAAGAAACAATGTTGAAGTTTATAAAATGCGATAGTTTCAGCGGTGTTCGCTTCAACAGTCTGCTGGGAGACCTAAAAACCGGGGATCAATTGCATAAATTGTTGAAAAAACTGCCCCGCCATGCTTTCATCCATCTCAGCATACCTGAGCAGATTTATAAAAAGTATGATGTGCTCTTCCGACGTTTCAACCTGAATCC includes:
- a CDS encoding CBS domain-containing protein, translating into MDETLVKNLMVPLEEYPQIDQDSSLFDAILALDRKRQQTPEGKQPHRAVLVRDSQGRIVGKIGELVFLTALEMKTDVLDELNSMAQDHIHADSMRSAIDNYQFLQEDFIDHFQRAFKLKVRDVMRPVANEALEETDTCHDALHKIVKYQTLSVLVTRRGTVVGVLRLSDLFEEVTEKVKALHDDSQK
- a CDS encoding response regulator, encoding MARVMLVDDEVQFRESMAKRLKMRGYDIVDVGTGEEAIKIARNDSDLEVAVLDLKMPGMSGDQVLKDIKEFRPALQVIMLTGHGSVQSAMEIGRLDAFRYLEKPCDIDKLVEVIEEAREAKVHAMERHEIPRVIKGSRWKWLVGSHNHRPGVILLGLLLFALIAFGPTPDRMLQILSAEKTGQLSDPHQGYSGYSKMEKGTSIAKYYGEQYKVGPSKVNEKGKRIYDQLTPKQTASRAKIMLGILVVAALFWASGAVPIGITAILVGVGMYFLGVLRPDDIAKAYAKDAVIFIFGVLAISIAISKTGLDRRIGLLLLSPAKNLRKLLFIFLPLLGVACSFVSEHALIAFVMPLFMMVYAYSTREANVKQDRALAVMFALSLCFVANCGGPGSPAAGGRNAVMLGILADYGIAPSFGEWVVYGLPYVPVMALVIATYFFFMFRKKIKVKQLDVSSIVKRASEKIGPMNSREYITAAVLVGLILLWITTSDIFGMGGPVLLAIVLLNIFKILRWKDIATIPWDVVALYASAAALGKGLAVTGAALYLADSFISILPSFMQSGEGLAIATSLFTGITTNFMSDGATVSAIGPITVPMASISGTHPWMVGLATAFASSFAHMMIIGTPNNAIAYTLAKDPVTGEQLVKLSDFLKHGAAILVLSLIVMWFWVFLGYWRFVGFPS
- a CDS encoding response regulator, with translation MEQKIKLLIVDDEVQFLDSIAQRLEMRGFDVTKAYSGKEALEAAEQGKFDLALLDLKMPEMSGKEVLEILKKEHKFIEVIMLTGHGSVDSAVECTKLGAFSYLSKPYDLDNLLEVLKDAYEARMKNKFKADKERLDKIMDLAKVSSPLGFLREIKKLDDEEK
- a CDS encoding ornithine cyclodeaminase family protein; this encodes MPLLLSREDVIKVLNLSDCMQAVEKAFAEMANGTAVLPLRINITPPGGLALYMPAYLREMGALACKVVTVYKDNPTQHNLPVTIGKVLLQDPDNGDVTCIMDGGYLTAVRTGAVSGVATKHLARKSDNQVAAVFGAGVQAKMQLWAVSIARLLSKAYVYDVSAEAADNFASEMSGRLKIEIIKSDSPEKMIEEADIICTATSSSNPIFDGSKVKDGAHINGIGSHTPSARELDTKIIKRSKLIADSREACLNEAGDVMIPIKEGEIDEAHIHADLGEIVTGKKEGRTDEHEITLFKSNGLAIQDAATAKIVYDNALKNGVGSLVEL
- a CDS encoding M48 family metalloprotease, which encodes MWELIRANRRKSIALFIVMGLMLMVLGYLIGEAYWPRGGGVGGLAVALLVWGIWSLVGYFAGDSILLKSSGAKQVTPDVHPQLFNVVEEMKIASGLSHMPKVYIIDSPAPNAFAIGRTPEKCSIAVTAGLLAILNRDELQGVVAHETAHIHNRDIQFMTYAGIMLGTVVLISHMFLRSLWFSGGRSSRYRSRSGNRNSGQGQAIVMVVAIVFAILAPIMARLLYLAISRRREYLADASGARFTRYPEGLASALEKISGSKEDLKTANKVTAPMYIVNPLKGKGKKLANLSSTHPPITERIRILRSMAGGAGYADYQSAYEKVHGKKSSVLPQSALADKSAVPVLIPGQEEMAGAGQKSSRREFGDVVRAVNQYLFLFCAGCGLKIKVPPEFKKKQFPCPRCKTQIEVPLAEMATVGAVLESVDQGRQETQKDYDMVYRRKRSEWESFRCNCGKTIQLSPHFSGNYLDCSNCRRKIKIELPQI
- a CDS encoding LemA family protein, yielding MLGYIIVIGLIIVAAMFVIGAYNSLVRLRNQVKNSWSQIDVQLKRRHDLIPNLVETAKGYMKHERETLENITEARSKAMGADSVKEASKAESELSGAVSKFFVVVENYPDLKANQNFLSLQEELTSTENKIAFARQSYNDQVLFFNNKIQMFPSNVIAGMFNFKEADYFEVETQAERDVPKVDFGD